The Paenibacillus sp. FSL R7-0204 genome includes a region encoding these proteins:
- a CDS encoding TPM domain-containing protein, whose translation MRKNLTLALVLILSLLWIPGVYAANVPAQQGVITDEARLLSAQEAESLARIATTDRYTFHVLTVDSVAESDMSSYAADVYDTWGLKSRDILLLIAYEDQLTEISFINPGLQDALDAWSIQQGGAEGSAAINKVLEKYFNPYAKIGDIPEGIRSVIQQLQAIGSSGPSSNTGSGAAGGAAAGTAGAASGANGSGSRFPLLPVAGGLVLAALLILLLYVLITGMRRRNGLSAQREQLADLLVRANRALESLQPFQGIVQGKTGERVEGISKRLTSRLVEISALQTAGQAPLPPFYRLSALKAAAEQLQQTEGEFRASLEEEEKNIAVVSEADRNVKQQITELKQAAPELEEQRQQAALETGYTLEEIAQDLQELAEETAKADQLELFDPIAAQEITAQAKKRQQQIEQDVQDVGTFDDKLKAFPGVLAAARSRIAGLIDQNSLHNMKVKPYDSLDQASAAASSMEAPLHSGDMDEVRRIGADMDALLTEAAAMTERQAMIRQNNLRDLETVRSTWATLSQRRNELQSRLAGAKNRFARQHLDALEELLEEAGAALRQGAAEVPQLETWTSDARGEYDNARSGLDRLLALQDETANSMNNISSSLDALEERVNSLNRLFTEGQSRVDAAYNLLHSRGIASQNRFQLSLLPEYTELEQGLASGPYDLDQLEETGRSYASQIASFVEEANRLVRQKEEAERAARMAMLREQQRREQARRRNSGPPGGGFGGGLGGGGRSSGGSSWGGGGGGGGGRSSGGSSFGGGKSGRSSGGSKW comes from the coding sequence TTGAGAAAAAACCTCACCCTCGCCTTGGTCCTGATATTATCCCTGCTATGGATTCCGGGGGTCTATGCTGCGAATGTTCCCGCACAGCAGGGAGTGATTACGGATGAAGCCCGGCTGCTCTCTGCCCAAGAAGCAGAGAGCCTTGCCCGGATTGCCACTACAGACCGCTACACCTTCCATGTCTTAACCGTTGATTCGGTAGCCGAAAGCGACATGTCCAGTTATGCTGCGGATGTATATGATACCTGGGGGCTGAAGTCCCGGGACATCCTGCTCCTGATCGCTTACGAAGATCAGCTAACTGAGATCAGCTTCATTAACCCCGGGCTGCAGGATGCGCTCGATGCCTGGTCCATACAACAGGGCGGAGCTGAGGGCAGCGCAGCCATTAACAAGGTGCTGGAGAAATATTTTAATCCTTATGCCAAAATCGGAGATATCCCTGAAGGCATACGTTCTGTGATCCAGCAGCTGCAAGCCATTGGCAGCAGCGGACCGAGCAGTAATACCGGCAGCGGTGCGGCAGGCGGTGCTGCCGCAGGGACCGCAGGAGCTGCCTCCGGCGCTAACGGTAGCGGCAGCAGATTCCCTCTCCTGCCGGTCGCAGGCGGCCTTGTCTTGGCCGCGCTGCTGATATTGCTGCTGTATGTGCTAATTACCGGAATGCGCCGCCGGAACGGACTGTCCGCGCAGCGTGAGCAGCTCGCCGACCTGCTGGTACGGGCGAACCGCGCTCTGGAGTCCCTTCAGCCTTTCCAGGGGATTGTGCAGGGCAAGACCGGGGAGAGGGTCGAGGGCATCTCGAAGCGCCTGACCTCCCGGCTGGTCGAAATCTCTGCATTGCAGACTGCCGGGCAAGCCCCATTGCCGCCATTCTACCGTTTGTCTGCGCTTAAGGCGGCGGCAGAGCAGCTCCAGCAGACAGAGGGGGAATTCCGTGCCTCCCTGGAGGAAGAGGAGAAGAATATCGCAGTCGTCAGCGAGGCCGACCGGAACGTCAAGCAGCAGATCACCGAGCTGAAGCAGGCTGCCCCCGAGCTTGAGGAACAGCGGCAGCAAGCGGCCCTGGAGACGGGCTATACGCTGGAGGAGATTGCCCAAGATCTTCAGGAGCTGGCCGAAGAGACGGCCAAGGCAGATCAACTGGAGCTGTTCGACCCCATCGCCGCCCAGGAGATTACTGCACAGGCGAAGAAGCGGCAACAGCAGATTGAGCAGGATGTGCAGGATGTGGGGACCTTTGACGATAAGCTGAAGGCCTTCCCCGGTGTCCTGGCGGCTGCACGCAGCCGGATTGCCGGGCTAATCGACCAGAACTCTCTGCACAATATGAAGGTTAAGCCTTACGACAGCCTGGACCAGGCCTCGGCTGCCGCCAGTTCCATGGAAGCGCCGCTGCACAGCGGCGATATGGACGAAGTGCGCCGGATTGGCGCTGACATGGACGCCCTTCTGACTGAAGCCGCGGCTATGACGGAACGCCAGGCTATGATCCGGCAGAATAACCTCAGGGATCTGGAGACGGTACGCAGCACATGGGCAACACTAAGCCAGCGGCGGAATGAATTGCAGAGCCGGCTTGCTGGGGCAAAGAATCGGTTCGCCCGGCAGCACCTGGACGCTCTGGAGGAACTGCTGGAAGAGGCCGGCGCCGCACTACGGCAGGGCGCGGCGGAAGTGCCGCAGCTCGAGACCTGGACCAGCGATGCACGCGGAGAGTATGACAATGCCCGCAGCGGGCTGGACCGGCTGCTTGCCTTGCAGGATGAGACGGCAAACAGCATGAATAACATTAGCAGCAGTCTGGACGCTCTGGAGGAGCGCGTGAACAGCCTGAACAGGCTGTTCACGGAGGGGCAGAGCCGGGTGGATGCCGCCTACAATCTGCTGCACAGCAGAGGAATTGCCTCACAGAACCGCTTCCAGCTGTCCCTGCTGCCGGAGTATACCGAGCTGGAGCAGGGTCTGGCCTCAGGTCCCTACGATCTGGATCAGCTGGAGGAGACAGGACGCTCCTATGCTTCGCAGATCGCGTCCTTCGTAGAGGAAGCGAACCGGCTGGTCCGCCAGAAGGAAGAGGCTGAACGCGCAGCCAGAATGGCCATGCTGCGGGAGCAGCAACGCCGGGAACAAGCCCGCAGACGCAATTCCGGCCCGCCAGGCGGAGGATTCGGCGGCGGGCTTGGCGGTGGCGGACGCTCTTCCGGCGGCTCTTCTTGGGGCGGCGGTGGCGGCGGTGGCGGCGGACGTTCCTCAGGCGGCTCTTCGTTTGGCGGCGGCAAATCCGGCCGAAGCTCCGGCGGCTCCAAGTGGTAA
- a CDS encoding AAA family ATPase, whose amino-acid sequence MEEVQYTQEITLRALMNGQPCLEPELFLHLARAIAAEAGKLHQQQLLHLDLRPEHIVLYSHEQRAEITASGSALSRSAEGYIHPPGYSLPAAGLPYCSPENTGRMHRAVDERSDLYSLGIIFYEMLAGRLPFQAEDSLEWVYMHLAQSPPPLAHTRADLPEGLESIIMKLLSKNPDKRYPSTHVLISDLDTLGLVQDRILTQTRYHGRTHELATLTQAFYSACLGSTEMVYISGEAGIGKTSLMEQMFQNQQHARQFFYITGKFEQISSQSPYHPIIQAFRGLLRHLLGERRDTSEFWAERLRNALGSSAHIITAMIPEAARILGDLPEAETLPASESKKRFIYVFRKFVQALASSEHPLVLFIDDLQWANDSSLQLIHELLCDPECQYLMFVCAYRHNETDLGRLPGYEPDGTVTDQALVHHIHLAPLSLAQMNPIVMEALNSPADTALALTELLYPSSGGNPFHFKQILRRLQDDSILRYSPEQRRWQWNLGQIIEQTPSYAVKDLLEHRLHRLPEDARQLLAIAACIGSVLQAQDIVHIAGQTHSERSDAWSILEAEGMMISCGDGQFRFAHDNIQKLIYSRIDDEARHNLHLRIGRFLLERDGAWIAHAFDAVNQLNLGSAGITDPREILQLVRLNLEAGIRAKTSSAYDIALEYFAQGLELLPAKDWENEFDLCFELYIHKAECEYLCGNIRQSELELDALLQHARNPVERSRIQLIRIMQYINQGRYLEGTALGLSSLREHLIMISPRPGKVMLLMESMKLELLLNGRYDRLAHLKEMSDPERIAAMNLLFAVVPSTFFTNKKVYFLLVCRAIQLSLTYGNTPASAAVYSAYGMILGNTPGKARKGYNIGEVGLELSDRYNIPSIKSKTYTVFGGVLCQFAGNSREGEAYLAKALRHGLDAGDYVFASYAIGAHINALYSRAPLGEFARTLAEYAVVLDTTKDEFVKKNIQLFQQWILALQGRSAEPDSFSGAGFREELFLEEIRREETSSTTLFQYCTYKTQLCWLLGRYDQALQWARKARVHEAYATHLPHLPECLMYEALSLMSMPVHWRKSAPEHRRLRRILRRFRQWSLASPVNFQSRYDLLQAEFARVSGQLPRAEEMYDRAIREAREYEEVQITALAGELAARYYWSCGKSTTALFYLETAAGGYSDWEVLIKVSQIEELRLQWQAAVDPAPVPASTAISQGNPRQSAEPLHSVQKEAHAVEPMDLAAILQTSQAITNPLDIDTVLREMMSTLMKYAGASKGSLLTGNQDTLYIQTYADSENPAVSSPAELTDSILLPEGIIRYVYRTQEEVHYTGGSDSWLIHNPYMAYHRPGSALCIPVTVHGMMLGVLYLENKLTSGIFADEHKAVLLALASRALLMCVLQSSGETPGSQIEQTEALLPLPALLDEPLTERELEVLTLLAAGLSNKEIADQLIIAISTVKVHVKNIFAKLKVNRRTKAIAQAQELKLLG is encoded by the coding sequence ATGGAAGAAGTTCAGTATACCCAAGAAATTACGCTCAGGGCATTGATGAACGGGCAGCCCTGCCTGGAGCCGGAGCTGTTTCTGCATCTGGCCCGGGCTATTGCCGCCGAGGCCGGCAAGCTGCATCAGCAGCAGCTTCTCCATCTTGATCTGCGGCCGGAACATATCGTTCTATACTCCCATGAGCAAAGGGCTGAAATAACAGCTTCCGGTTCTGCCTTGTCACGCTCGGCAGAAGGGTATATCCATCCTCCCGGCTACAGCCTCCCAGCTGCCGGTCTGCCGTACTGCTCACCGGAGAATACCGGCAGGATGCACAGAGCGGTAGATGAGCGCAGTGATCTATACTCGTTAGGCATTATTTTCTATGAAATGCTTGCAGGCAGACTTCCTTTTCAGGCTGAAGATTCACTCGAATGGGTATATATGCACTTGGCCCAAAGCCCTCCCCCCCTTGCACATACAAGAGCCGATCTGCCTGAGGGGCTGGAATCCATCATCATGAAGCTGCTCAGCAAGAATCCGGATAAGCGCTATCCGAGTACTCATGTGCTGATCTCGGACCTGGATACCCTTGGACTAGTCCAGGACAGAATCCTTACACAAACACGTTATCACGGGAGAACGCATGAGCTTGCTACTCTGACGCAAGCCTTCTATTCCGCTTGTCTCGGCTCCACGGAAATGGTGTACATATCCGGAGAAGCCGGAATCGGCAAAACCAGCCTGATGGAGCAAATGTTCCAGAATCAGCAGCATGCCCGGCAGTTCTTTTATATCACCGGTAAGTTCGAGCAAATCTCCAGTCAAAGTCCCTATCACCCGATTATCCAGGCCTTTCGCGGACTTCTGCGGCATCTGCTGGGAGAGCGCAGGGACACGTCCGAATTCTGGGCGGAGCGGCTGCGGAATGCCTTGGGCTCAAGTGCCCACATCATTACTGCGATGATACCGGAAGCTGCACGGATATTGGGGGACTTGCCGGAGGCCGAGACACTGCCGGCCAGTGAATCCAAGAAACGGTTTATCTATGTCTTCCGCAAGTTTGTGCAGGCCCTGGCTTCCAGCGAGCATCCGCTCGTTCTGTTTATTGATGATCTGCAATGGGCGAATGACTCTTCGCTTCAGCTGATCCATGAATTGTTGTGTGATCCGGAATGCCAGTATCTGATGTTCGTCTGTGCCTACCGGCATAACGAGACGGACCTTGGCAGGCTCCCAGGATATGAACCGGATGGCACTGTCACCGATCAGGCACTTGTTCATCACATTCATCTGGCTCCGCTGAGCCTTGCGCAGATGAATCCGATTGTGATGGAAGCCTTGAACAGTCCGGCCGATACAGCACTTGCTTTGACCGAACTGTTGTATCCCTCTTCAGGAGGCAATCCATTTCATTTCAAGCAAATCCTCCGCCGGCTTCAAGATGACAGCATTCTGCGCTACAGTCCCGAGCAGCGTCGCTGGCAATGGAATCTGGGACAGATTATAGAGCAGACTCCCAGCTATGCCGTCAAGGATCTGCTGGAGCATAGACTGCACCGTCTCCCAGAGGATGCGCGGCAGTTGCTCGCCATTGCCGCCTGTATCGGAAGTGTGCTTCAAGCGCAGGATATTGTGCATATCGCCGGGCAGACCCACTCTGAGCGCAGCGACGCCTGGTCGATCCTTGAAGCCGAAGGCATGATGATTTCGTGCGGCGACGGCCAATTCCGGTTTGCCCACGACAATATTCAGAAGCTGATCTATAGCAGAATAGACGATGAGGCAAGGCATAACCTCCATCTCAGGATTGGCAGGTTCCTGCTTGAAAGAGACGGCGCCTGGATAGCGCATGCCTTTGATGCAGTCAATCAGCTGAACCTGGGCTCGGCGGGAATAACAGACCCGCGAGAGATCTTGCAGCTGGTGCGCCTCAATCTGGAGGCGGGAATAAGGGCCAAAACCTCCTCTGCTTACGACATCGCGCTGGAGTATTTCGCCCAAGGACTGGAGCTGCTGCCGGCAAAGGATTGGGAGAACGAGTTCGACCTTTGTTTCGAATTGTATATACATAAAGCAGAATGCGAATATTTATGCGGAAATATCAGACAATCCGAACTGGAGCTTGATGCTCTGCTGCAGCATGCCCGCAATCCGGTTGAACGCAGCCGGATTCAGTTAATCCGGATCATGCAGTACATCAACCAGGGCAGATATCTGGAAGGCACTGCGCTTGGACTCAGCAGTCTGCGGGAGCATCTCATTATGATCTCTCCCCGGCCCGGCAAAGTCATGCTGTTGATGGAGAGTATGAAGCTTGAGCTCCTGCTGAACGGCCGGTATGACCGCCTCGCGCATTTGAAGGAAATGTCGGACCCTGAACGGATTGCTGCTATGAATCTGCTTTTTGCCGTGGTGCCTTCAACCTTTTTCACCAACAAGAAGGTGTATTTCCTGTTGGTGTGCCGTGCCATCCAGCTCTCGCTCACATACGGGAATACGCCTGCTTCTGCAGCCGTCTACTCGGCTTATGGTATGATTCTGGGCAATACACCGGGCAAAGCCCGCAAAGGTTATAATATCGGCGAGGTAGGGCTGGAGCTCTCCGATCGTTATAATATTCCTTCCATTAAAAGCAAGACCTACACCGTATTTGGCGGCGTTCTGTGCCAATTTGCCGGAAATTCACGTGAAGGGGAGGCCTATCTGGCGAAAGCGCTGCGCCATGGCCTAGATGCGGGGGATTATGTGTTTGCCAGCTATGCCATAGGCGCGCATATCAACGCCTTGTACTCAAGAGCACCGCTGGGGGAATTCGCGCGGACACTGGCCGAGTATGCCGTAGTGCTTGATACCACCAAAGACGAGTTCGTGAAGAAGAACATTCAGCTGTTCCAGCAATGGATTCTGGCACTGCAAGGCCGGTCGGCTGAACCCGATTCCTTCAGCGGAGCTGGCTTCAGGGAAGAGCTGTTTTTGGAGGAAATCCGTAGGGAAGAGACCTCGTCCACCACTTTATTTCAATACTGTACCTACAAAACGCAGCTATGCTGGCTGCTGGGCCGTTACGATCAGGCGCTACAGTGGGCGAGGAAGGCTCGTGTACATGAGGCGTATGCCACCCATTTGCCCCATTTGCCTGAATGCTTGATGTACGAAGCTCTCTCTCTGATGTCCATGCCTGTACACTGGCGCAAATCTGCACCTGAACACCGCCGTCTGCGGCGCATTCTGCGCCGCTTCAGACAATGGTCATTGGCCAGTCCGGTCAATTTCCAGTCCAGATATGATCTGCTGCAAGCCGAATTCGCCCGGGTATCCGGGCAGCTTCCAAGAGCTGAGGAGATGTATGACCGTGCGATCCGCGAGGCCAGGGAATATGAGGAGGTGCAGATCACCGCTCTTGCCGGTGAACTGGCTGCCAGATATTATTGGAGTTGCGGCAAAAGCACCACGGCGTTGTTCTATTTAGAGACGGCTGCCGGGGGCTACAGCGACTGGGAGGTGCTGATCAAGGTGTCCCAGATAGAAGAGCTGCGCCTCCAATGGCAGGCTGCAGTCGATCCGGCACCTGTCCCTGCATCGACAGCTATTAGCCAGGGAAATCCCCGTCAGAGCGCGGAACCCTTACATTCAGTCCAGAAAGAGGCGCATGCTGTGGAACCGATGGATTTGGCTGCAATCCTTCAAACCTCCCAGGCCATCACAAATCCGCTGGATATAGACACTGTGCTCAGAGAGATGATGAGTACGCTGATGAAATATGCCGGGGCAAGCAAAGGCTCACTGCTGACAGGCAATCAGGATACCCTGTACATTCAAACCTATGCGGATTCTGAGAACCCTGCGGTCTCGTCACCTGCCGAATTGACAGACAGCATTCTTTTGCCTGAAGGGATTATTCGGTATGTGTACCGTACACAGGAGGAGGTGCATTATACCGGCGGAAGCGACAGCTGGTTGATTCATAACCCCTACATGGCCTACCACCGGCCCGGTTCTGCCTTGTGTATTCCCGTAACGGTACACGGTATGATGCTTGGCGTCCTCTACCTGGAGAACAAGCTGACCAGCGGCATCTTCGCGGATGAACATAAGGCGGTTCTGCTGGCACTGGCCTCCCGCGCCCTGCTTATGTGTGTGCTGCAGAGTTCGGGAGAGACTCCGGGTTCACAAATAGAGCAGACCGAGGCGCTGCTGCCCCTGCCTGCCCTGCTGGATGAACCGCTCACAGAGCGTGAATTGGAGGTTCTTACCTTGCTGGCAGCAGGATTATCGAACAAAGAAATTGCCGACCAGCTGATCATCGCCATAAGTACCGTTAAAGTGCATGTCAAGAATATTTTTGCCAAGCTCAAGGTCAACCGCCGCACCAAAGCTATCGCCCAGGCCCAGGAGCTGAAGCTGCTAGGGTAG
- a CDS encoding S-layer homology domain-containing protein: MATGRLVTDSASGWTAIDFSAADPYLQKDKMYRMVVTTDVGGLEAGIGWYSSSGNPYPRGSSPATNYDFSFRTYMVADYSVSPGNSQIFSTHSSLVADGSSQTMVTVRLWDAQGNVLTSGGAAVTISATAGTVGVVTDNRDGTYSAKLTAPTSAGSGVVSASVDGTMLDATASVQFTSGEFSTLHSTVTASDLVVRADGQSSAEIIVRLQDDYEHPIAGKRLMLEANSGQSVIQNVYGTTDAEGLTAFSVSNTAAEKVTYMVKEEASGLALLQTVSISFTYDQPPRIILEADPPSATYGSVKVTVSASVYGEFNQISAVKWAAGSRDIAYFAAAGTEITDHFAVQENGVYSVYVADVAGNANVSNIEISNIVPLSSNADLIAWELTGLGGQVRFDFKAGAASYTVNADHAVYALKMRLAAADELSALQINGSQISPNLITGEYPLAIGENRFEVTVTAQDHTTRTYILTVIRSAAPAEPAADSGTNPSSSPAITLSQPPQNRSILIRINDKGVSGMASFDINADQIKAITVRIDTGSLKNVLESLFLKLEEALTIAIEEEADKLTLRLPGSAISSLMDKQVAAIAMKTRNGQYRLPLAEIGNRLPDFTDETEVQITIERGDSKALAGLQEAADQGGFRLVAAPIYFEVHIVRQGVRQEISSFNHYVERVIYLPKDAHAASAVMVWDQKLGARPVATVFAEVDGQRAAVIQSLTNSAYILVAKTPAFTDLAGHWAAKEISDMNSRMIVQGIDGTRFAPGAAITRAELAALLARALGLPEATGQSSFRDVAESSWYREAVESVQAYGIMDGFADGTFKPQQAVTRQEAIVTIIRALQMADAASVTDSAGKAVDLSVYADSGEIGSWADEAIRIAIAEGLVQGYGEELRPGKPLTRAETAVLLYRMLIQARLING; this comes from the coding sequence TTGGCGACAGGGCGACTCGTGACTGACAGTGCATCGGGTTGGACGGCTATTGACTTCTCTGCAGCAGATCCTTATTTGCAAAAGGATAAAATGTATCGGATGGTAGTAACCACGGATGTCGGAGGTTTAGAAGCTGGCATTGGGTGGTATTCAAGCAGCGGCAATCCATATCCCCGGGGATCCTCCCCGGCAACTAATTATGATTTTTCGTTCCGGACATACATGGTTGCGGATTATTCGGTATCTCCGGGCAACAGTCAGATTTTCAGTACGCATTCCAGTCTTGTAGCCGACGGCAGCAGCCAGACGATGGTAACGGTGAGGCTGTGGGATGCGCAGGGCAACGTGCTGACCAGCGGCGGAGCGGCGGTAACAATCAGCGCGACGGCGGGAACGGTTGGCGTGGTGACGGACAACCGGGACGGTACGTATAGCGCGAAGCTGACGGCGCCGACGAGTGCAGGCAGCGGGGTGGTGAGCGCCAGTGTGGACGGGACCATGCTTGACGCTACAGCTTCCGTCCAGTTCACATCCGGGGAGTTCAGTACGCTTCACTCTACAGTTACCGCCAGTGATCTGGTGGTACGGGCAGACGGACAGAGCTCAGCTGAGATCATCGTGCGATTGCAGGATGACTATGAACACCCGATTGCCGGGAAGCGGCTCATGCTTGAGGCGAACAGCGGGCAGTCTGTGATTCAGAATGTATATGGCACGACGGATGCCGAGGGCCTTACTGCTTTTTCAGTAAGTAACACAGCCGCCGAGAAGGTTACTTATATGGTCAAAGAAGAAGCTAGTGGCCTGGCGCTGCTTCAGACGGTGAGCATCAGCTTTACGTATGATCAGCCGCCGCGCATTATACTGGAGGCTGACCCTCCTAGCGCAACTTACGGAAGTGTAAAAGTTACCGTATCAGCGTCTGTGTATGGTGAGTTCAACCAAATCTCTGCGGTGAAGTGGGCCGCAGGCAGTAGAGATATCGCCTATTTCGCTGCAGCAGGTACAGAGATCACTGATCATTTTGCCGTGCAAGAGAATGGAGTTTATTCCGTATACGTGGCAGACGTGGCGGGGAACGCGAATGTCAGCAATATTGAGATCAGCAACATTGTCCCTCTGAGCAGTAACGCAGACTTAATAGCCTGGGAGCTCACAGGTTTGGGAGGGCAAGTCAGGTTTGATTTTAAGGCGGGGGCTGCAAGTTATACGGTCAATGCAGACCACGCTGTATATGCACTGAAGATGCGGCTTGCCGCTGCAGATGAGCTGTCGGCCCTTCAAATTAACGGATCGCAGATCAGTCCTAACTTGATCACCGGGGAATACCCGCTTGCAATCGGTGAGAACCGGTTCGAGGTAACAGTCACTGCGCAAGACCATACTACCCGAACCTATATCCTGACGGTGATTCGTTCAGCTGCACCAGCAGAGCCTGCTGCGGATTCAGGCACAAACCCTTCGTCATCGCCTGCGATTACTCTAAGCCAGCCGCCGCAGAACCGTTCAATCTTGATTCGAATTAATGATAAAGGGGTATCTGGAATGGCTTCGTTTGATATCAATGCGGACCAAATAAAGGCGATTACTGTACGGATAGATACCGGCTCGCTCAAGAACGTTCTGGAATCGCTGTTCCTTAAGCTGGAGGAGGCTCTTACGATTGCCATTGAAGAAGAGGCGGACAAGCTGACGCTTCGGCTCCCGGGCAGTGCGATTTCTTCGCTCATGGACAAGCAGGTCGCAGCCATTGCAATGAAGACCCGGAACGGGCAATACCGTTTGCCTTTGGCTGAAATCGGAAATCGGCTGCCTGACTTCACAGACGAGACTGAGGTTCAAATTACAATCGAGCGCGGGGATAGCAAGGCGCTTGCCGGATTGCAGGAAGCGGCCGACCAGGGCGGGTTCCGGCTGGTTGCAGCTCCGATCTATTTCGAAGTGCATATTGTGCGTCAGGGGGTCAGACAAGAGATCTCCAGCTTCAACCATTACGTGGAACGTGTCATCTACTTGCCCAAGGATGCCCACGCAGCATCCGCTGTCATGGTCTGGGATCAGAAGCTGGGTGCGCGGCCAGTAGCTACGGTATTCGCCGAAGTGGACGGGCAGCGGGCAGCGGTGATTCAGAGCCTTACGAACAGCGCGTATATACTGGTAGCTAAGACACCGGCATTTACAGATCTGGCGGGCCACTGGGCTGCAAAAGAGATCAGCGACATGAACAGCAGAATGATTGTTCAGGGGATAGACGGAACCAGATTTGCTCCCGGGGCGGCGATTACGCGGGCCGAGCTTGCGGCGCTGCTTGCTAGAGCGCTGGGCCTGCCGGAAGCCACTGGCCAATCGAGCTTCCGCGATGTAGCAGAGTCCAGCTGGTACCGCGAAGCCGTAGAATCCGTCCAGGCATACGGAATTATGGATGGATTCGCAGACGGAACCTTTAAGCCGCAGCAAGCGGTAACACGGCAAGAAGCGATCGTAACGATAATTCGGGCCTTGCAGATGGCTGATGCGGCTTCGGTTACAGATTCTGCCGGGAAGGCCGTCGATTTGTCCGTCTACGCGGACAGCGGTGAAATCGGGAGCTGGGCTGATGAGGCGATCCGAATTGCTATTGCAGAGGGACTGGTGCAAGGGTACGGAGAAGAGCTTCGTCCAGGCAAGCCTTTAACCCGTGCAGAGACAGCTGTGCTGTTGTACCGGATGCTGATTCAAGCGCGGCTGATCAATGGCTGA
- a CDS encoding formate/nitrite transporter family protein — MENEALLQVEKLALKKQKIFRQSVWRYIARAMLASMFIGFGVIVAFKTGNFFYMEQSPMTYPMAAITFGAAIILISYGGGDLFTGDTFYYTYAALRRKLAWTEVVRMWVVSYLGNILGATAFALLIFLTGLFYDSSVNGFLLNVVAHKMEAPAMQLFFRAILCNWLVCLAFFVPMSMKNDGAKMFAMVLFVFCFFISGYEHSIANMCTFAIALVLDHPGTISWGGVVHNLVPVTLGNLIGGGVLMGVMYYYVNKPFLEDESH, encoded by the coding sequence ATGGAGAACGAGGCACTGCTGCAGGTAGAGAAGCTTGCACTTAAGAAACAGAAGATCTTCCGGCAAAGCGTATGGCGTTACATTGCCAGGGCCATGCTCGCCAGCATGTTTATCGGATTCGGCGTGATCGTAGCCTTTAAGACCGGCAACTTCTTCTATATGGAACAATCGCCGATGACCTATCCGATGGCTGCGATCACGTTCGGCGCAGCCATCATCCTGATTTCCTACGGCGGGGGTGATTTGTTCACCGGGGATACTTTTTATTACACCTATGCGGCACTGAGGCGCAAGCTGGCATGGACCGAGGTTGTGCGGATGTGGGTCGTCAGCTATCTGGGCAATATTCTTGGAGCTACGGCGTTTGCGCTGCTTATTTTTCTGACCGGATTGTTCTATGATTCCTCTGTCAACGGGTTCCTGCTGAATGTGGTGGCCCATAAGATGGAAGCTCCGGCGATGCAACTGTTCTTCCGGGCGATTCTCTGTAACTGGCTCGTCTGTCTGGCCTTCTTCGTCCCGATGTCAATGAAGAACGACGGTGCCAAAATGTTCGCCATGGTGCTGTTCGTGTTCTGCTTCTTCATCTCGGGGTACGAGCATAGTATTGCCAACATGTGTACCTTTGCGATTGCTCTCGTCCTGGATCACCCTGGTACGATCTCCTGGGGAGGCGTGGTGCATAATCTCGTCCCGGTCACATTAGGCAATCTCATCGGCGGCGGCGTGCTGATGGGCGTGATGTATTACTATGTGAACAAGCCGTTTCTGGAGGATGAGTCTCACTGA